One segment of Peromyscus leucopus breed LL Stock chromosome 5, UCI_PerLeu_2.1, whole genome shotgun sequence DNA contains the following:
- the Reeld1 gene encoding LOW QUALITY PROTEIN: reelin domain-containing protein 1 (The sequence of the model RefSeq protein was modified relative to this genomic sequence to represent the inferred CDS: substituted 1 base at 1 genomic stop codon), whose protein sequence is DHYLSHFRKGQDENPSCLHKLGLATLFLASCSLLASHDASIMACEDMAQTHVHLAPSTHHVTIHSSRASYLPGNDSRYVCFHKDSQELSPTAKYQMCFPKKGLPDYSVTESQETIIRLKESMQFLYHGNHTMTNVCIDSNHYVAFWCSVCENSQDFMAFLLQARTVADGQTAASFVSTPRRSKLVSCSEEQTLSLTDKFPKGSPFHVESPLPSLWGQAEDESILDTAAASIRVTTFPGDAENLSQSSSHTSARSSSGRQPGRWSNPTLXLSLDVHRLERLVTLREGSLYSFSPFRAQDDLSFDSSETCLPLDKDEQQDQGKLEETRAHLETQLRTTQVGTLICLSITLALTLAAGLCYLYCWYCHKWTERVLWWTYRRCCYQG, encoded by the exons GACCATTATTTGTCAcatttcagaaaagggcaggatgAGAATCCTAGCTGCCTTCACAAGCTGGGCTTAGCCACCCTCTTCCTGGCTTCCTGCTCCCTGCTGGCTTCCCATGATGCCAGCATCATGGCCTGTGAAGACAtggcacagacacatgtgcacctAGCACCTAGTACCCACCATGTTACCATTCACTCCAGCAGGGCTTCCTACTTGCCAGGAAACGATTCCAGGTATGTGTGTTTCCACAAGGACTCACAGGAGCTGAGTCCTACTGCAAAGTACCAAATGTGTTTCCCCAAGAAGGGGCTTCCTGATTACAGTGTGACTGAGTCCCAGGAAACAATTATTAGGCTAAAAGAAAGCATGCAGTTTTTGTATCATGGAAACCACACAATGACTAATGTCTGTATTGACAGTAATCATtat GTTGCTTTCTGGTGCAGTGTGTGCGAGAACAGTCAAGACTTCATGGCGTTTCTTCTTCAAGCACGCACAGTGGCGGATGGCCAGACCGCTGCCTCCTTTGTCTCCACTCCTCGCCGTTCTAAACTGGTGAGCTGTTCTGAAGAACAGACACTGTCACTCACTGACAAGTTCCCAAAAGGAAGCCCTTTTCATGTGGAAAGCCCCCTGCCCAGCCTGTGGGGGCA AGCTGAAGATGAGAGCATCCTAGACACTGCTGCTGCCAGCATTAGGGTGACAACGTTCCCTGGGGATGCAGAGAATCTGTCTCAGTCATCTTCACACACTTCTGCTAGAAGCAGCAGTGGCCGGCAACCTGGAAGATGGAGCAACCCAACCTTATAACTGTCCCTGGATGTCCACAGGTTAGAGAGGCTTGTGACCCTCAGAGAAGGCTCCCTATACAGCTTT TCCCCCTTTAGGGCTCAGGATGATCTAAGCTTTGATTCTTCGGAAACTTGCCTGCCCTTGGATAAGGATGAACAG CAAGACCAGGGTAAGCTAGAGGAAACCAGGGCCCACCTGGAGACCCAGCTCAGGACTACTCAGGTAGGAACCCTGATTTGCCTGTCAATCACCCTGGCTCTGACCCTGGCTGCTGGACTTTGCTATCTGTATTGCTGGTATTGCCACAAGTGGACAGAAAGGGTCCTTTGGTGGACGTACCGCAGGTGCTGTTACCAGGGATGA